In Neisseria dentiae, one DNA window encodes the following:
- the ptsP gene encoding phosphoenolpyruvate--protein phosphotransferase — protein MLTLSTEHIRMRQQAANKEEALQILADILVADGLAIPAYLNGLKAREAQTSTYLGQGIAIPHGTPESRTSILNTGVRLVHFPDGVLWDGENQAYLAVVIAAKSDEHLQILQLLTRALSENIEQALRTAETPEQILSLLNAEPDSLLLHENLMSAGADAADIDDVLYQAAVLLKKQKVVAPGFLSALKPQDAVQLQDGLWCLTAEDAVLQPAVAIVKLKEPIPFRDGSLSALVCVASNDKLDLQRLSRLMDMLFQPEALQNSESRRELALAVGAETVPDWQSAGVVLANAHGLHARPATALANVCKEFDGEVKVSLDGGSYVSAKSLTKLLSLGAERGQTLTFIAEPGSEAEAGLPQIIQAVRSGLGEEVEAVGEAAHAAPEAGGNDAFAVEVAALQDDVRNQGVAASPGLAAGKAYLMKEVDFHYPHTAEDSEAERGKLQQAVADVKAELAQMVAQAKSKDIRQIFTAHAALLDDPDLLQQVDAGIRRQLSAAAAWHSHIEALAKEQEALNNPLLAGRAADLRDVGNKVMALLCGVKAAEEPQEPYILVMEDVVPSVVARLDQQKVAGILTAAGGASSHSAIVARALGIAAVVGAGEAVLSLPEGSTLLINGEDGAFYLNPAQSRIDEAMQQRALMQEQRKLAEAHCMEAAVTTDGHRVEVAANLGKVADAAGAVQRGAEAVGLLRTELVFMSHASAPDEAQQEKDYRVVFDAMGSRPVVVRTLDVGGDKPLPYLPLPKEDNPFLGERGLRMTLRRPQLLRQQLSALLKAADGRPLRIMFPMVGRLEEWHAAKAILDDALAETPCPDLQVGIMVEVPSVALIAGHLAKEVDFFSIGTNDLTQYVLAIDRGHPILSAEADGLHPSILQLISQTVAAAHRHGKWVGVCGELAADSKAVPILLGLGVDELSVSAGSIPLVKAQIRRLNTRECKELAAEALTCATAAEVRSLSSRNG, from the coding sequence ATGCTGACCCTCTCAACCGAGCATATCCGTATGCGGCAGCAAGCGGCAAATAAAGAAGAAGCTTTGCAGATACTGGCTGATATTCTGGTGGCCGACGGCCTGGCCATCCCCGCATATCTCAACGGCCTCAAAGCGCGTGAAGCGCAAACCAGCACTTATTTGGGGCAGGGCATCGCCATTCCGCACGGCACGCCCGAGTCGCGCACTTCCATTCTCAACACCGGCGTGCGGCTGGTGCATTTCCCCGACGGCGTGTTGTGGGACGGCGAAAATCAAGCCTATCTGGCGGTGGTGATTGCGGCCAAGTCCGACGAACACCTGCAAATTCTGCAACTGCTTACCCGCGCCCTGTCTGAAAATATCGAACAGGCTTTGCGCACCGCAGAAACGCCCGAACAGATTCTGAGCCTGCTCAATGCCGAACCCGACAGCCTGCTGCTGCACGAAAACCTGATGAGCGCCGGTGCCGATGCCGCCGACATCGATGATGTGCTGTATCAGGCTGCTGTTTTGTTGAAGAAACAAAAAGTGGTGGCGCCGGGCTTTCTCAGCGCCCTGAAACCGCAAGATGCGGTGCAGCTGCAAGACGGCTTATGGTGTTTGACTGCGGAAGATGCGGTGTTACAGCCGGCGGTGGCGATTGTTAAGCTGAAAGAGCCGATACCGTTTCGCGACGGCAGTTTGTCGGCGCTGGTATGTGTTGCCTCCAACGATAAGCTTGATTTGCAACGCCTCTCGCGTTTGATGGATATGCTGTTTCAGCCCGAAGCGCTGCAAAACAGCGAATCACGCCGCGAATTGGCGCTGGCGGTGGGCGCGGAAACCGTGCCCGATTGGCAGTCGGCCGGCGTGGTATTGGCCAACGCCCACGGCCTGCACGCCCGCCCGGCCACGGCGCTTGCCAATGTGTGTAAAGAGTTTGACGGCGAAGTGAAAGTATCGCTGGACGGCGGCAGCTATGTTTCGGCTAAAAGCCTGACCAAATTATTGTCGCTGGGTGCCGAGCGCGGCCAAACCCTAACCTTTATCGCCGAGCCGGGCAGCGAGGCTGAAGCCGGTTTGCCGCAAATCATCCAAGCGGTGCGCAGCGGCTTGGGCGAAGAAGTGGAAGCCGTTGGAGAAGCCGCCCATGCCGCACCGGAAGCAGGCGGCAACGATGCCTTCGCCGTAGAAGTGGCCGCCTTGCAAGACGATGTGCGTAACCAAGGCGTGGCCGCATCGCCCGGGTTGGCCGCCGGCAAAGCTTATCTGATGAAAGAGGTGGATTTCCACTATCCGCATACCGCTGAAGACAGCGAAGCCGAACGCGGCAAACTGCAACAGGCGGTAGCCGATGTGAAAGCGGAGTTGGCGCAAATGGTGGCTCAGGCCAAGTCGAAAGATATCCGCCAGATTTTCACCGCCCATGCCGCTTTGTTGGATGATCCCGATTTGCTGCAACAGGTTGATGCCGGCATCCGCCGGCAACTGAGTGCCGCCGCCGCTTGGCACAGCCATATCGAAGCGCTGGCCAAAGAGCAGGAAGCGTTGAACAACCCGCTGCTGGCCGGGCGTGCGGCCGATTTGCGCGATGTGGGCAATAAAGTGATGGCGCTGTTGTGCGGCGTAAAAGCGGCGGAAGAGCCGCAAGAGCCTTATATTTTGGTGATGGAAGACGTGGTGCCCAGCGTGGTGGCGCGTTTGGATCAGCAAAAAGTGGCGGGTATTCTCACCGCCGCCGGCGGCGCCAGCTCGCACAGCGCGATTGTGGCGCGTGCGTTGGGCATTGCTGCGGTGGTGGGTGCCGGCGAAGCGGTATTGTCGTTGCCCGAAGGCAGCACGCTGCTGATTAACGGCGAAGACGGGGCGTTTTATCTGAATCCGGCGCAAAGCCGTATCGACGAAGCCATGCAGCAGCGCGCCTTGATGCAGGAACAACGCAAACTGGCCGAGGCGCACTGTATGGAAGCGGCGGTAACAACCGACGGCCACAGGGTGGAAGTGGCCGCCAATCTCGGCAAGGTAGCCGATGCGGCCGGCGCGGTGCAGCGCGGTGCCGAAGCGGTCGGCCTGCTGCGTACCGAGCTGGTGTTTATGTCGCACGCCAGCGCGCCCGATGAGGCGCAGCAGGAAAAAGACTACCGCGTGGTATTCGATGCGATGGGCAGCCGCCCGGTGGTGGTGCGCACCTTGGATGTCGGCGGCGACAAACCGCTGCCTTATCTGCCGCTGCCGAAAGAGGACAACCCGTTTCTCGGCGAGCGCGGCCTGCGGATGACGCTGCGCCGCCCGCAATTGCTGCGCCAGCAACTCTCGGCGCTGCTGAAAGCTGCCGACGGCCGCCCGCTGCGCATTATGTTCCCCATGGTCGGCCGCCTGGAAGAGTGGCACGCAGCCAAAGCGATACTCGATGATGCGCTGGCCGAAACGCCCTGCCCGGATTTGCAGGTGGGCATTATGGTGGAAGTTCCCTCTGTTGCGCTGATTGCCGGGCATTTGGCCAAAGAAGTCGATTTCTTCAGCATCGGCACCAACGATCTTACCCAATACGTTCTGGCCATCGACCGCGGCCATCCGATTCTTTCCGCCGAAGCCGACGGCCTGCACCCGAGCATTTTGCAGCTGATCAGTCAAACCGTTGCGGCGGCGCACCGCCACGGCAAATGGGTGGGCGTGTGCGGCGAATTGGCGGCAGACAGCAAAGCGGTGCCGATTCTGCTGGGCTTGGGTGTGGACGAATTAAGCGTTTCCGCCGGCAGCATTCCCCTGGTTAAAGCCCAAATACGCCGTCTGAACACACGGGAATGCAAAGAATTGGCTGCCGAGGCACTCACTTGCGCCACGGCCGCCGAAGTGCGTTCTTTGAGCAGCAGAAACGGATAA
- the pfkB gene encoding 1-phosphofructokinase, which yields MAKFLCITLNPAIDFTVSLDVLQIGAVNRQQAAEQHAAGKGLNVAQILRDLGHEVTVSGFLGNDNAGLFRQHFESQGFRDEFVYVGGETRLNVKIAEASGRMTDINGKGFIVGDADKAALSAKIAPLATEADYVAVCGSLPQQFSPEDLQDLLACLKKANPKLAIDTSGAALAAAVACSPFLIKPNSEELQESFGLAAGTTEEQAQALANLPQPVEHLVLSMGENGVNWWHQGRCLHAGAAPVEVKSTVGAGDTLLAGILHGLASGHSPEETLQTAAALAAHAVSQIGFGIPDQERLSALKQHISIQK from the coding sequence ATGGCTAAATTTTTATGCATTACGCTTAATCCGGCGATTGATTTCACCGTTTCGCTTGATGTTCTGCAAATAGGCGCGGTCAACCGCCAGCAGGCGGCGGAACAGCATGCCGCCGGCAAAGGCTTGAATGTGGCGCAGATTCTGCGCGATTTGGGCCACGAAGTAACCGTATCCGGTTTTCTCGGCAACGATAATGCCGGGTTGTTCCGGCAACATTTCGAGAGCCAGGGTTTTCGCGACGAATTTGTTTATGTAGGCGGCGAAACCCGTCTCAACGTCAAAATCGCCGAAGCAAGCGGCCGTATGACCGACATCAACGGCAAAGGCTTTATTGTGGGCGATGCCGATAAAGCAGCCTTGTCGGCCAAAATCGCGCCCTTGGCGACAGAAGCGGACTACGTAGCGGTGTGCGGCAGCCTGCCGCAACAGTTTTCGCCTGAAGACTTGCAAGACTTATTGGCCTGTCTGAAAAAAGCCAATCCTAAGCTGGCCATCGATACCAGCGGCGCGGCATTGGCGGCGGCAGTGGCGTGTTCGCCGTTTTTAATCAAACCCAACAGTGAAGAGCTGCAAGAGAGCTTCGGGCTTGCGGCCGGCACCACAGAGGAGCAGGCGCAAGCCTTGGCCAACTTGCCGCAGCCGGTAGAGCATTTGGTGCTCTCGATGGGTGAAAACGGCGTGAATTGGTGGCATCAAGGCCGCTGCCTGCACGCCGGTGCCGCACCGGTTGAGGTAAAAAGCACGGTCGGCGCCGGCGATACGCTGCTCGCCGGTATATTGCACGGCCTCGCTTCGGGCCACAGCCCCGAAGAAACCCTGCAAACCGCCGCCGCGCTGGCTGCCCATGCGGTCAGCCAAATCGGTTTCGGCATACCTGATCAAGAGCGTTTATCGGCATTAAAACAACATATTTCTATTCAAAAATAG
- a CDS encoding alpha/beta hydrolase family protein: MFRTLMLTTLLTVAGMAVAAPNATSSNLEQRAAQRAPLGYGQTLDSAVQREYVRAGGASGYLYRPAAANPKSRTAILIMHYAMDYSELPICSVMAKHGYSVLCVANGSGTLDDKLVDVYAVMRYLRQRDDIDKIILWGHSGGATLLSAYQMIAENGVQVCQGADKIHRCPDYLNGMPKADGVIWADSNWGNATMTVLSLDPAVKQQNNGLNIQPKLNLYSAANGFNSQGNSNYSPDFIRRFQHAVAQRNQTLLNEAQNRLKRIEAGKGAFSDDEPFVVAGAGSVGPNNKMIVQDNRLLSRTRQAWPLVHPDGSETVQIIHSVRQPKAMSGLTARLEMGASDTTVRGWLTDNAIRLQPDFRYDGCGVYGVEWTSTYASTAGNVTQIRVPSLILGMTGNYEFLAAELLYNQSPAGDKQLAFIEGASHMYDTCTACESYAGQYGNTLNTLAAYADKWLQQRKF; encoded by the coding sequence ATGTTCCGCACACTGATGCTGACTACGCTGCTGACCGTTGCGGGTATGGCTGTTGCCGCACCCAATGCAACCTCCTCAAATCTCGAACAACGTGCCGCCCAACGCGCGCCATTGGGCTATGGGCAAACGCTTGATTCTGCCGTGCAACGCGAATATGTCCGTGCAGGCGGTGCATCGGGTTATCTTTATCGCCCTGCTGCTGCCAATCCCAAAAGCCGTACCGCCATTTTGATTATGCACTACGCAATGGATTATTCCGAATTGCCGATTTGCAGTGTCATGGCAAAACACGGCTATTCCGTACTATGCGTTGCCAACGGCAGCGGTACTTTGGACGACAAATTGGTGGACGTGTATGCTGTCATGCGTTATCTGCGCCAACGTGACGATATTGATAAAATTATTTTGTGGGGACACAGCGGCGGCGCAACCTTATTGAGCGCCTATCAAATGATTGCCGAAAATGGCGTACAGGTTTGCCAAGGTGCCGACAAAATCCACCGCTGCCCCGATTATCTGAACGGTATGCCCAAAGCCGACGGCGTGATTTGGGCGGATTCCAATTGGGGCAATGCCACCATGACCGTATTGAGTTTAGACCCTGCCGTGAAACAGCAAAATAATGGTTTAAACATTCAGCCTAAGCTGAATTTATACAGCGCCGCCAACGGTTTTAACTCGCAAGGTAATTCTAATTATTCGCCTGATTTTATCCGCCGTTTCCAACACGCCGTTGCACAACGCAATCAAACCTTATTAAACGAAGCACAAAATCGCTTAAAACGCATTGAAGCCGGCAAAGGTGCATTCAGCGATGATGAACCTTTCGTTGTGGCGGGAGCAGGCAGTGTCGGCCCAAATAACAAAATGATTGTTCAAGACAACCGCCTGTTATCCCGCACTCGGCAAGCATGGCCTTTGGTTCATCCCGACGGCAGCGAAACCGTGCAAATCATTCACTCCGTCCGACAGCCCAAAGCGATGAGCGGCTTAACCGCCCGTTTGGAAATGGGCGCATCGGACACCACCGTGCGCGGCTGGCTAACCGACAACGCCATCCGCCTGCAACCCGATTTCCGCTATGACGGCTGCGGTGTGTACGGCGTGGAGTGGACATCGACTTACGCCAGTACGGCCGGCAATGTTACCCAAATCCGCGTGCCGTCGTTGATATTGGGCATGACGGGCAATTATGAATTTTTGGCTGCCGAATTGCTGTATAACCAAAGCCCTGCCGGCGACAAGCAATTGGCGTTTATTGAAGGCGCAAGCCATATGTACGACACTTGCACCGCTTGCGAATCCTATGCAGGACAATACGGCAATACGCTCAACACTTTGGCAGCGTATGCGGATAAGTGGTTGCAGCAAAGAAAATTCTAA
- a CDS encoding TetR/AcrR family transcriptional regulator, with product MTDLRVLKTQKAVQTAFVDLLYEKEFKDISVQEICDKALVNRNTFYSELK from the coding sequence ATGACTGATTTGCGCGTATTGAAAACCCAAAAAGCCGTTCAGACGGCCTTTGTCGATTTGCTGTATGAAAAGGAATTCAAGGATATTTCGGTGCAGGAAATCTGCGACAAGGCCTTGGTGAACCGCAATACGTTCTATAGTGAATTAAAATAA
- a CDS encoding RsmB/NOP family class I SAM-dependent RNA methyltransferase — protein sequence MTPAQLEHTAAVLAGMLTFKQPADAVLSAYFRDHKKLGRQDRHEIAETAFAALRHYQKISAALSRPHTQPRKAALAALVLGRGMNISQLADFLNEEESEFLGRLKSRKNEFSDGLNTAAELPEWLIGQMRPHYGDEALLVFGRSVNRPAPLDLRVNTLKGRRDKVLAALQQEGLNAEAAPYSPWGIRLHDKTALNKHPLFLDGTLEVQDEGSQLLALLVGAKRGEIVVDFCAGAGGKTLAVGAMMANKGRIYAFDIAEKRLANLKPRMVRAGLTNIHPERIGSETDPRIGRLNGKADRVLVDAPCSGLGTLRRNPDLKYRQSPETVAKLLAQQHSILDAAAALVKEQGRLVYATCSILPEENERQVERFLAEHPEFEPVDCAALLAAAKVDLDTGVYLRLDTAAHQTDGFFAAVMQRKG from the coding sequence ATGACTCCAGCCCAACTCGAACACACCGCCGCCGTATTGGCCGGTATGCTCACGTTCAAACAGCCGGCCGATGCCGTGCTTTCAGCCTATTTCCGCGACCACAAAAAGCTCGGCCGCCAAGACCGCCACGAAATCGCCGAAACCGCGTTTGCCGCCTTGCGCCATTATCAGAAAATCTCGGCCGCCCTAAGCCGCCCGCACACACAGCCGCGCAAGGCCGCGCTGGCGGCGCTGGTGCTCGGCAGGGGCATGAACATCAGCCAATTGGCGGATTTTCTCAATGAAGAGGAAAGCGAATTTTTAGGCCGTCTGAAAAGCCGTAAAAACGAGTTTTCAGACGGCCTCAACACCGCCGCCGAACTGCCCGAATGGCTGATTGGCCAAATGCGCCCGCATTACGGCGACGAAGCGCTGCTTGTGTTCGGGCGCAGCGTCAACCGCCCCGCGCCGCTCGATTTGCGTGTTAACACGCTCAAAGGCCGGCGCGACAAAGTGCTGGCCGCGCTTCAGCAAGAAGGCCTGAATGCCGAAGCCGCGCCTTATTCGCCGTGGGGCATCCGTCTGCACGACAAAACCGCGCTCAACAAGCACCCGCTGTTTCTCGACGGCACGCTGGAGGTGCAGGACGAAGGCAGCCAGTTGCTGGCATTGCTGGTCGGCGCCAAGCGCGGTGAAATCGTGGTGGATTTCTGCGCCGGCGCGGGCGGCAAAACGCTGGCCGTCGGCGCGATGATGGCCAACAAAGGCCGCATTTATGCGTTTGATATTGCCGAAAAACGCCTGGCCAACCTTAAGCCGCGCATGGTGCGCGCGGGTTTGACCAATATCCACCCCGAGCGCATCGGCAGCGAAACCGACCCGCGCATAGGCCGTCTGAACGGCAAGGCCGACCGCGTGTTGGTGGATGCGCCGTGTTCCGGCTTGGGCACGCTGCGCCGCAATCCCGATTTGAAATACCGCCAGTCGCCCGAAACCGTGGCCAAGCTGCTGGCGCAGCAGCACAGCATTCTCGATGCCGCCGCCGCGCTGGTAAAAGAGCAGGGCCGCTTGGTGTATGCCACTTGCAGTATTCTGCCCGAAGAAAACGAGCGGCAGGTGGAGCGTTTTCTGGCCGAACACCCCGAATTCGAGCCGGTGGATTGCGCCGCTTTGCTGGCTGCGGCAAAAGTGGATTTGGATACGGGCGTGTATCTGCGTTTGGATACCGCCGCGCACCAAACCGACGGTTTTTTCGCTGCGGTGATGCAGCGCAAAGGGTAG